AGACGACACTGGAACCCTGTTCCTGTCTGGTCTGTGGAGCCCTTCACAGTAGACCACAGGTTCACCCAACAACTAGCTTTCCTGTCTGGTCTGTGGAGCCCTTCACAGTAGACCACAGGTTCACCCAACAACTAGCTTTCTTGGACTTGCTGCTCTCCTAAGCTAGAAAATGGAACCAGGAGTAGAGGGGAAGCAAAGGTGCCAGGGGGTCAAAAAGATCTCcattcctgcctcttcctggacAGTTCAGGCTATGTGGTGACTAGCATGGCCCTTCAGGGTCCTCATTCTGGCCCGGAAGTAGGTGTACATGGCTAGTAAGCCCATAAAGGACACAGAGTAGAGCCCCACACAGAGGCTAATGTCCAGGTGGGAAAAACCCCCTCCCAGAACCTGTAACCATGGGCCTTGGCCCTGTATAGCTCGGGCCTCTGGTTCCCCTTCAGGTATGCTGGCTAGCTGCTTGGGGCTGCGGCTCCCTCGCCTTAGGAGGTGGTTCACCTCAGGCAGCAATAAGACCCCAGTGTCTCTCTTGCTCAAGTGCTGCCACCCCTGGGCATGTTCCTGCGTGTCTCTCTGAAGCTCTTCCACGTGCTCAGGAGGGCCCTGCCCTGCTGGAGCTCCACTCATTCTGAGGCCTGTGTATAGTTCCCGGGGGCCACTTGCTTCAGGCTTCTCAGCTCGAACAGCTAGGGCAGTAGCTCCAGGGGGCTCTGCAGAAGCAGCCCGCTCATGGCCCAGCACTGAATTTCTGCTCTCCAGTTCTACTGCATCCATTACCAGCTCTGGGGTAGCTTCATGATTCTGGGGACCCCTCTGGGCTGCTGGTCCAGCTGCAGGAGAGTCCATGACAATGTTTACTGGAGAGAAGTGAGCCTTGAGAAAGTTGAAGGTGGCATCTAGGTCCCACACAGGCTCCTGTCCATTGAGTTCATTATGGCAGGCTAAACACAGTTCACGGGGTGGCCACTGCAACTTGGGGAAGTAGGGGTCCTCACTCGGAGCACCTGGGGAGGGAACACATACAGTTTGCACAAGCCTTTAGAAAGATGGAAGATAAAATACAGatacaaaacagaaaccaaagctaCTTGGGGATGAGGTAGAAGGACTGCacattcaaagccagtctgggcctCGGCCTCAaaataaagaaggcagaggagattttggggacatagctcagtgagctaggccccaggttcaatccccagcaccatccCAAACCCAAACAACTCCTGGACTagtctgcagtcctggcccacAGTGTGATACAACCATTGCAGCATTTGGTGGGAGACCTGAggcaaggggagggggaagaggccTGCGGCTGGCAGGGAAGCTAGgcacatgttttctttctaaatgctACTAGGAGGCTCCTGGAGAGGGAACCAAGTGCTTCTGCACTGTCCAGCTCCTGCCCTAGGGCTGTCTGGGAGGTACTTCCTGTTCTCCAGATAGGTAGTATCCGGTCTACAGAATGCtttcctcccaggctcccatGTACAGGGAAGGCAAACAGTATAAATAAGGGTAATGAGGAAGACACACTCCTTGTCTTTCTCCAGCCCACTCTCTGATGAGAATGGAAacccctgctctctcctcctgttAGTAGGATAAAACTAACAGTCAGaaagcagtgggggtgggggagctaggcaggagagagccTAAGGAGCCAGAGAGGGTCCTGGTTGAGCAGGGTAGGAGTTCCCTCCAGACATGGGGCTAACGGTACTGGCCTGGTTAACAGGGCTGTCACTTAGGAGATAGTGAGAATACCCCAAGAATGTCACCTCCAGCCTTGGAAGTGGCCCTCCTTACCTGAGAGGCGAGCATTAACCCTGTTGTGGCTGGTCCAGAGCCAGAGAACGGCATTTCTGGGACTTGTTACCCGGTGCAAAGAGGCAGCAGCCATCTGCTCAAAATGGTCAGCACAGTCTCTACAGCCAAAGAAGAACCGGACATAGTTCCGCATGGCTTGGAGGACCTCCTGGCCGTCAGCTGGAGGGAAAAGAGACACCACACAAAGGCCCTTCATgttgccagtctctgcctctccatcatGGCTCGCCACAGGCTgccctgtcctcctcctcttttctgggGTCACCCTGCACAGTGCCTCGCCTACTTCTCCCCTGCAGGGGTCACTACAGAGGGGTCCTATTTCCTCCAAAGCTCCTAAACTGCAGTTCTTCCTCTTTAGGCCTCGTCATTACATTTTTCAGAGGGACACTCAGGGATTATGTGACGTGGCCAGAGAGCTGGAAGGGACAGAGAGCTCATTCCAGTCCTATGATCCTCCCCACCGACCTGCTTCAGGCTCGCCAGTGggccctgcctctctgggataCCCTGAGAAGTCCATCCTGAACTGGAATGAGtgcttcctactttctcttcatgTCCCTAGGATTCTCACTCTGCCCTCCCATGTACGCTGGCCCAGCAAGGGGCTCTGTGACTCTCACTTTATTCCCCTGAAGGTATGCCTCCCTGCACTTTCTGCACCTTTCCCTCCTCCAGACCCCATAGACTGCAGGGGTTGCTTCCTGCTTCTAAATGTTCCCTCCTCTGCCACCTCCAACCCTTTAGAAGGCAACCTCCTACCTCCATCCACCAGGACCTCATACACAgcgcttctctctctctctctctctctctctctctctctctctctctctctctctctcNNNNNNNNNNNNNNNNNNNNNNNNNNNNNNNNNNNNNNNNNNNNNNNNNNNNNNNNNNNNNNNNNNNNNNNNNNNNNNNNNNNNNNNNNNNNNNNNNNNNNNNNNNNNNNNNNNNNNNNNNNNNNNNNNNNNNNNNNNNNNNNNNNNNNNNNNNNNNNNNNNNNNNNNNNNNNNNNNNNNGAAGAGGACCCACAGGGAGCAGGGAAAGCCCCGAAAATGTGGCTCGCTGCCCTGGCAGCCAACCCAGTTCACCTTCTCAACAAGAACAGCATCCTAAGGGGTACATGTGAACATGAGTGCACAAAAGAGATGagaaagggtggaaggaggggacaAGGGAAGCTTCCAGAAGCATAGACCACTGTAGCAAAAGAGGCCTCTTCTGGGCTATCACCTCAAAGGGGCACCACTGCCATCTTTATCCACCAGATTAGCCCACCTGAGAACCCATGGCATACACCAAGTTCTAACTTTGAAACAGCACTGCTGATCTGATCACAGAGATCCTGCAAACCCGGACACCTTACAAATGCATGTGGTTTTGCATGACTATTGGGTGTGGCTTGCTTTTGCAGACAGCAGAAAGAATAGGTACCCTGCTGTGGGCCATACTGAGGAAGCTGCTTGGAAGCAGGCAAGAGTTATGGTTAAGACTCTGGtgtcttgccaggtggtggtggtgcacacctttaatctcaaNNNNNNNNNNNNNNNNNNNNNNNNNNNNNNNNNNNNNNNNNNNNNNNNNNNNNNNNNNNNNNNNNNNNNNNNNNNNNNNNNNNNNNNNNNNNNNNNNNNNNNNNNNNNNNNNNNNNNNNNNNNNNNNNNNNNNNNNNNNNNNNNNNNNNNNNNNNNNNNNNNNNNNNNNNNNNNNNNNNNNNNNNNNNNNNNNNNNNNNNNNNNNNNNNNNNNNNNNNNNNNNNNNNNNNNNNNNNNNNNNNNNNNNNNNNNNNNNNNNNNNNNNNNNNNNNNNNNNNNNNNNNNNNNNNNNNNNNNNNNNNNNNNNNNNNNNNNNNNNNNNNNNNNNNNNNNNNNNNNNNNNNNNNNNNNNNNNNNNNNNNNNNNNNNNNNNNNNNNNNNNNNNNNNNNNNNNNNNNNNNNNNNNNNNNNNNNNNNNNNNNNNNNNNNNNNNNNNNNNNNNNNNNNNNNNNNNNNNNNNNNNNNNNNNNNNNNNNNNNNNNNNNNNNNNNNNNNNNNNNNNNNNNNNNNNNNNNNNNNNNNNNNNNNNNNNNNNNNNNNNNNNNNNNNNNNNNNNNNNNNNNNNNNNNNNNNNNNNNNNNNNNNNNNNNNNNNNNNNNNNNNNNNNNNNNNNNNNNNNNNNNNNNNNNNNNNNNNNNNNNNNNNNNNNNNNNNNNNNNNNNNNNNNNNNNNNNNCCTCCTTCCTGTTGTCCAGAGCAGTTCTAAAGAAACTATAGGGGATCTTCTTTCTCGGCTGCTTGTGAAGCCAGTCATTTATGGAGTGCAGGAAATTCTGGACCAAAGGCCGGCCAGGGAAGTACTGCAGGTAGGAACGAGTGGCAATTGGAGAGTGAACAACAATTCTACAGAGGTTTACAGTCTTACAAGAGAAGGAAACTGCATAGAAGTGGACCAATGCAGGTTTACTAGAATGTTCCCAAACCAACAGGCACCAGTGTGGCTCCCTAAGGTGTattctgggcagagaggaagagactcTGTGTCTCTTAGGTCATGTGGGTCTCTCCTGTCAAGGCTCAGGCCCGAATGCTGACCTAACCACATGCAACCACTCAGGGGAAGAGGAAGATACAGCAGCATACTACTCCCCAGGACTGCTGTGAGCCCTGGCACACGTCTTCTTTTCAGGCAGCCCTCTGATGGAGAGACTGGTTGACCAGCTGGGCTCTGGTGGGGTAGGCAAGGGGTTAGACATGGGGTGACAGAGGAGAACCGCAGCTGCATCCTGGTGCTGTTTTCTGATGCTCAGAGCCCATCTTTTACAGCCCAGCACCCTCAGAGCAGCAGTTGGACTCCTCAAAAGTTGAGATCCTAGGGCACTTTTCCCATGCTTACCCATGGCCAACAACAAACACCTGGTGAATGTGGAAGGAAAAAATGCAGGGACATCTTGAGCCATTCTCAGTAGTGATATGAAAGGAAGATGGGCTCAAGGGAAGGGACTCTACAATGACATCACAAGAGGGAGGAACCATAAAAGTCTTTAAATCCCTAAGGCAGAACCCAGTGggcttctgtctgtctccctttggAACACCCACTGCAAGTTGCCTGGAGTGTActctctgctttgcttttgcTAAGTAAACTGTTTTAGCTGCCTGTGTTTCTTGGCTcagttctttattttgaaaagacaAGAACCAAACTGAGGAGAAACCTTCATTGGTAATAGGCTGGCAAAAGACCTTTTGTTTTCAGTCCATGGACTGCCAATGTGGACAGGCCAGCAAGGCTTAGGGCCAAGATCCAAATCTTGATGGTAACTCCCAAGAGCCTCAGAGGAACATGAAAAGCTACTTTGACAATAAGTCAATGCAAATCTGATTAGTATCAGCACTTTAAAACCACAAGGACCCAGGGGAGGagagaatgtgtgcatgtgtgcatatgtgtgcatgaccAAGTGCACACGGGGTGCGGCggggagaaaagggaatggaTGCAGCAGGGGAGCGGGGCAGATAAAACCATAGGGAGGCGAGAGGTAGGTGGAGACGATCCTGAGAAATCTGGCGAGAGGAGCACAGGGAAAACCATCTGAGGGAGGAATCCTGGAGACAAGAACGGCACAGAAAAGTCTGCTGCCAGACCCAGTCCTCTGAGAAGACATTAGACATCCTTACCAAACCTCATGCTGGCCATGCCCCAGAGTGAAAAATGGCTGGAAAGACTTGTGCTTTAGAATGCTTCTTCCTGCTTAGCTCCTGGGAGCTCTGGGTCCACACACTGATTTACAGCCCAAAGTCAGCATTTCTCACTGACCTCCGCCTGCCATCCTGACTTGGcacctttcttctgccttctaagGCCATGCATCAGAAGGAAGGATGACTTACAGGGCTCTGGACAGCAGAGAGCAGGGAAACCTTGGTGACCATACGCCACCCAGTGGCCAGCCCTGATAGCTGCCCACATGTGATAAGGCGGACTGACAGAGGAGCCCTTtctttccctgctttcctgtTCCTAGGTGCCCAGTTGTGAAAGGCAAGAGAGGAAGGTAGATGAGATGTGAGTGTGGCTTTCTCCTTGGACAAGGTGCTTCACTTCTCTGGGCTGTCATTCCAGCTCTAAAATGCTGGGTACCCACCCAGAGTTGAGGAACAGAGAATGGGCGAGGACCAGTGCACTGTACAGTCGGTGTGAGTATTCCCGCTAGTNNNNNNNNNNNNNNNNNNNNNNNNNNNNNNNNNNNNNNNNNNNNNNNNNNNNNNNNNNNNNNNNNNNNNNNNNNNNNNNNNNNNNNNNNNNNNNNNNNNNNNNNNNNNNNNNNNNNNNNNNNNNNNNNNNNNNNNNNNNNNNNNNNNNNNNNNNNNNNNNNNNNNNNNNNNNNNNNNNNNNNNNNNNNNNNNNNNNNNNNNNNNNNNNNNNNNNNNNNNNNNNNNNNNNNNNNNNNNNNNNNNNNNNNNNNNNNNNNNNNNNNNNNNNNNNNNNNNNNNNNNNNNNNNNNNNNNNNNNNNNNNNNNNNNNNNNNNNNNNNNNNNNNNNNNNNNNNNNNNNNNNNNNNNNNNNNNNNNNNNNNNNNNNNNNNNNNNNNNNNNNNNNNNNNNNNNNNNNNNNNNNNNNNNNNNNNNNNNNNNNNNNNNNNNNNNNNNNNNNNNNNNNNNNNNNNNNNNNNNNNNNNNNNNNNNNNNNNNNNNNNNNNNNNNNNNNNNNNNNNNNNNNNNNNNNNNNNNNNNNNNNNNNNNNNNNNNNNNNNNNNNNNNNNNNNNNNNNNNNNNNNNNNNNNNNNNNNNNNNNNNNNNNNNNNNNNNNNNNNNNNNNNNNNNNNNNNNNNNNNNNNNNNNNNNNNNNNNNNNNNNNNNNNNNNNNNNNNNNNNNNNNNNNNNNNNNNNNNNNNNNNNNNNNNNNNNNNNNNNNNNNNNNNNNNNNNNNNNNNNNNNNNNNNNNNNNNNNNNNNNNNNNNNNNNNNNNNNNNNNNNNNNNNNNNNNNNNNNNNNNNNNNNNNNNNNNNNNNNNNNNNNNNNNNNNNNNNNNNNNNNNNNNNNNNNNNNNNNNNNNNNNNNNNNNNNNNNNNNNNNNNNNNNNNNNNNNNNNNNNNNNNNNNNNNNNNNNNNNNNNNNNNNGGTGTGAGTACCCCCAGTGCACTGTACAGTCGGTGTGAGTACCCCCCAGTGCACTGTACAGTAGCCTGCTAGAGCTCAAGGAAAGAGAACAGCTTTGACTCTTATTCTTCAGGAAAGAAGCCCCCAGCAAAGAAGGGCAGAACACGACAGTCTTGCAGGCAAAGGTTAAATGGGTCTCTCCACCTGTGTCCCAGCTCACACTGCTCCCCCTGTGGGACATCCGTACAGCTGGCTTCCCTCAGTCCTCTGCTTCAACGCCATTGCCATTCTGCCTTTTCTGAGAGACCTGGCTTCAGGCTAAAGGGCCACCTCCTCCATACCATCTCCTGCCCCACTGGGAATGTGCTGTTCAGGCCTCTATCCAATGTGGGTATTTTCTGTGTCTCCTCTCACATCAACCTCACACAGCACAAACTAAATACCAGATGGCCTGCAGCCGCGAACAGACACAGGCAGCATGGGAGAAACTACTGCTTCAGAGGCCTCCTTTGGAGTGGACTGTCCTGGGCTGGGTGTCCTCACTGAGGTCTGCAGGGGTAAGGAGCACACAGAGTTCCCTCACTTCAGTGGTAGAAGAACAGTACAGAGGATTGTTCTAGATTTGTTCCCTCGAGTTCCCTCACTTCAGTGGTAGAAGAACAGTACAGAGGATTGTTCTAGATTTGTTCCCTCTCAATGCTCACACAAATTCTCCACCATGGGAATGACTCCGCCTTGCCTGCAGCATTTCTCACAGGTCCTCTGTGTACGGACACACAGGCCACCAAGCCAGGGTTGGGATGGCAGCAGAATGGGTGAGGTAGGGAGAAACCAGGAGGTTCCCAGAGACCTGGGAAGGGCGGGCTCAGATCTGCTGGGACTgagggaggctgagtcagcaagcAGGCCCAGGGGACAGGCAAtcctgactcagcagtgaagCAGGGCAGGCTGGCGAGGAAGGGAAGCcggatggggaggaaagggaaaggcagcTCTGTATGGCAACGCCTCAGGCCTTGGGTCTGGTCCTGCTGACTATGTCAAGTTACTTAAGCCCCTGGGCCCCTTAAATGGCAGGGCCATCACTCTGCAAAGCAGGTGAGGAGATTAAATGCTGCCAGGCATCAGGTCTTTGACAACCAGGGGCTTCACCGCAGGGAGCAGCTGCCTTTCCAAGAAGCCAGGGAGTACAGAGCAGGGTTAGCACTGTGGATCTGGGCTAGactgagaagacagacagagtgCAGAAAGCACCCTCTTTCACTCTGGTGGCCCAGAGTCCACTTCCCCAGTCACCATGGCAGGGAGTGAGGAACCACAGACTGGGGCTTGACTGAAGTGGAGAACTCAGATAAGAAGGCAGAGTAAGTCACTGGATGGCTGGCATATTCCCAGGTATTGGGCTATCTGGCcccgtgtctctctctcctctcctctacaGGGTTGCATGGTCTCTGGCAATGTGGAGCTGGTACAGAATATGGTTATGAGAGGAGGGCAGCAGCCTATGGGGGCCTGGACAGCTATGGGTCCAGGTGTCCAGTCAGACCTGAGTTCCTCAAGAAGGGGCTGGTGTGGTATAtggtagatacacacacacactaattacaTGGTGAAATACAGGGACAAAGGAAGGTGTGGCCCTGCTCACCTTGGCCAATACTGCCACAAACTTTTTCAGGGCCATCAGGCGATGTCCCTCCAGAACTGAGAACTTTCCCACTTCTACACGCAGGATGTAATGTAGAGAGGATTCCAGGTCGGCCATGTAGATCTTGGAGCTGAggacaagaggaaggagaagagaaggagcaTTAACAGCGCAGGCGCTCAAAGGAATGAAGAGGGGCACTCCCAGTGTCACAGAAGTGCATAGACTTGGCTCTGGCAGCGATTTGCTGAGCACCTTAGATGAATGACCTTTCTAGGTCTCCATCCCCCATCTGTATAACAGACATAACACACGGCTCACAGGTAGGTTGCTGACTGAAAACAGGTGGAAACCAGCTTGGTGCAGGTGGGTAGGGCCTTCTCTCCAGGTCCAGAGCTAGCCCCTTCTGTAACTCATGAACCAGGCTCATTCTGTTTTGAGCAAAAAACCCTTAGGGGCAGACAAACAGCCTGACTGCATATACACAGGCTCGcacagggaaagggaaaggcCTGGAGTTTAGCTACCCACCAAGGCTAGGAGCAGTGAtagcagagagacaggaaagaaaacaggttCTCTACTTCTTTCAGGGCTCGTATGCATACCGCTTCTAGACCTGTCAGGTCTTCTACCTCTCCAGCTAGCTGTGCCATCCCAGGTCCACCATGCTTCTATGGGGTCAGCTCAGGTACTGCTGGGAACGGCATTGAATGTTGGCTACTTCccgacctctgcctcctgacaccGGGGCTCTGGCCTCAGCATAATGGTAAGCTAGTTTTCTGAGCTTAGGTAATTCCTATTCCATGGGTTATTTCACCTGTAGAACTAACAAATCATTCTGCCTCTTGAAGATACAGAGCCAACAAGGTCAGCTACCAAGATGGGCAGCGACTCTACTCACACTTCACTCTCAGGCAAAATCTCCACTgtggtgtcctctggcctcagttcACCTACCTCGCTATTCTGATGTTCTGCCTCAAGAAGTGACCTCATTGGTCTGGAGAGagagcttagcagttaagagactgtactgctcttcagagaaccttatatcagttcctggcacccacaccaggtggttcacaacctcctgaaactccagctccaaggaatctgatcACCTCTTCTGggtatgacacacacacacacacacacacacacacacacacacacacacgtataaataataaaaataaaaccttaagaaGTGGCCTTATGATAGAATGAGATGATGTAAGATGCTGGCAAGCACAGATCTTGGTATAGCTCTTACAGCAATTTGGATAATCTGAATAAAAAATGGTCAATGACACCTTTGTGTGCAGGCATGGGTGTGtagtgtacacacgtgtgcatatgtgtgcagttGTGGCTGCACGTGGAGACAAGAGGCTAGCATTGGGacatcttcctcaattgcttctccACTTTATTTGTGGAAACAGGATCCCCACACTCAACTTCGAGTTCACCacttcagctagactggctgtctATAAagcctgagatctgcctgtctgcacACCTCAGTGCTCGGGTTAGAGCTAGTCACTAGatccagcattcacatggtgccAGTGATTTGAACTCCAGGCTCATCTTTTGCACaagaactttacccactgagccacctcccaggtATTCAGTGTCACCTCATACGTTCATTTCCTTATCACTGGGTTTACTCTTTCCACTGCACTTCACCTATAAAGTCTGCTATTAGCTAGGATGTGAGATCCTTTCTGGATCTTTCTCCCGGTTCTCTGTGCATCCCCTACTTATAGGCTATCCTTTTGAACCAGCACTGAGCTGCTTGGTCAGACATCCTTGCTTAGTACACAGTTGGGTACGTACTAAGCAAGAGGTCTCCATCTCCGTGGACAGCATCATGGTGTTTACTATAAAAGTGAAGCCCAGGAGCCTCATAGCAGTT
The genomic region above belongs to Microtus ochrogaster isolate Prairie Vole_2 chromosome 6 unlocalized genomic scaffold, MicOch1.0 chr6_random_2, whole genome shotgun sequence and contains:
- the Qsox1 gene encoding sulfhydryl oxidase 1, which codes for MWRCGRHSGSPSQLLLLLLPPLLLALSGAGAAQLSVLYSSSDQLTLLDANTVRQTVLGSSSAWAVEFFASWCGHCIAFAPTWRELANDVRDWRPALNLAVLDCADETNNDVCRDFNIAGFPTVRFFKAFSKNSSGTTLPVAGANVHTLRRRLIDALESHRDKWPSACPPLHPAKMKEIKEFFAKNNTEYLALIFEDKNSYVGREVALDLSQRRVPVRRVLNTESDVVSKFDVTDFPSCYLLFRNGSISRVPVLMESRPFYTSYLRGLSGPTREAPPTTAAPVSAENIAPTVWKLADHSKIYMADLESSLHYILRVEVGKFSVLEGHRLMALKKFVAVLAKYFPGRPLVQNFLHSINDWLHKQPRKKIPYSFFRTALDNRKEDAVLVEKVNWVGCQGSEPHFRGFPCSLWVLFXXXTGNMKGLCVVSLFPPADGQEVLQAMRNYVRFFFGCRDCADHFEQMAAASLHRVTSPRNAVLWLWTSHNRVNARLSGAPSEDPYFPKLQWPPRELCLACHNELNGQEPVWDLDATFNFLKAHFSPVNIVMDSPAAGPAAQRGPQNHEATPELVMDAVELESRNSVLGHERAASAEPPGATALAVRAEKPEASGPRELYTGLRMSGAPAGQGPPEHVEELQRDTQEHAQGWQHLSKRDTGVLLLPEVNHLLRRGSRSPKQLASIPEGEPEARAIQGQGPWLQVLGGGFSHLDISLCVGLYSVSFMGLLAMYTYFRARMRTLKGHASHHIA